In Streptomyces sp. DG2A-72, one genomic interval encodes:
- a CDS encoding SIS domain-containing protein yields MSDSQPSGQFFDAAIGLLRRVRDEEGETITAAGSLLADTVVAGGRLFAFGAGHSSLAAQDVVYRAGGLALMNLLAVPGVVGVDVVPATLGSALERVDGLASAVLDTSPVREGDALVIVSLSGRNALPVEMAMNARALGVKVIGVTSVAYASETKSRHSSGTYLKDHCDIVLDSKIAVGDAELTLDTVPAPFAPASTVVTSALLQAVMAETATALAARGIEPPLLRSGNVDGGHDWNGRVMEEYGDRIFYRR; encoded by the coding sequence ATGAGCGACAGCCAGCCGTCCGGTCAGTTCTTCGATGCCGCGATCGGGCTGCTGCGACGCGTGCGGGACGAGGAGGGCGAGACGATCACGGCGGCCGGGTCGCTCCTCGCGGACACGGTCGTCGCCGGTGGCCGTCTGTTCGCCTTCGGCGCCGGGCACTCCTCGCTGGCCGCGCAGGACGTCGTCTACCGCGCGGGTGGCCTGGCGCTGATGAATCTGCTGGCCGTCCCCGGCGTCGTAGGAGTCGATGTCGTCCCGGCCACCCTCGGCTCCGCGCTGGAACGGGTCGACGGTCTCGCGAGTGCCGTGCTCGACACGTCTCCGGTTCGCGAGGGCGACGCCCTGGTGATCGTCTCGCTGTCCGGCCGCAACGCGCTGCCCGTGGAGATGGCCATGAACGCCCGTGCCCTGGGCGTGAAGGTGATCGGCGTGACCTCGGTGGCGTACGCGTCGGAGACGAAGTCCCGGCACTCCTCGGGGACGTATCTGAAGGACCACTGCGACATCGTCCTCGACTCGAAGATCGCCGTCGGTGACGCGGAACTCACCCTCGACACCGTCCCGGCGCCCTTCGCCCCGGCCTCCACGGTCGTCACGTCGGCCCTGCTCCAGGCGGTCATGGCCGAAACGGCCACCGCGCTGGCCGCCCGCGGCATCGAACCTCCACTGCTGCGCTCCGGCAACGTCGACGGGGGCCATGACTGGAACGGGCGGGTGATGGAGGAGTACGGGGACCGGATCTTCTATCGCCGTTAG
- a CDS encoding VOC family protein, whose protein sequence is MIADLQCVVLDCSDPAELAAFYNSLLGGSVNQQDKRWALDDGWATLHTPSGLVLAFQRAADYLPPVWPDPARPQQFHLDFGVADLDQAQQQVLARGATVLDDGAEGRSWRIYADPAGHPFCLVRH, encoded by the coding sequence ATGATCGCCGACCTCCAGTGCGTGGTCCTGGACTGCTCCGACCCTGCGGAACTCGCCGCGTTCTACAACTCCCTGCTGGGCGGGAGCGTCAATCAGCAGGACAAGCGGTGGGCGCTCGACGACGGCTGGGCGACACTGCACACGCCGTCCGGGCTCGTCCTTGCGTTCCAACGGGCGGCGGACTACCTGCCGCCGGTGTGGCCCGACCCTGCCCGGCCCCAGCAGTTCCATCTGGACTTCGGTGTCGCAGACCTGGACCAAGCCCAGCAGCAGGTGCTGGCCCGCGGGGCGACGGTCTTGGACGACGGTGCGGAGGGGCGGAGCTGGCGTATCTATGCCGATCCGGCTGGGCATCCGTTCTGCCTGGTCCGTCACTGA